A genomic region of Zea mays cultivar B73 chromosome 6, Zm-B73-REFERENCE-NAM-5.0, whole genome shotgun sequence contains the following coding sequences:
- the LOC103629222 gene encoding protein-tyrosine-phosphatase MKP1: MATPDDGPAPAGPGVRKFWRSASWSEPREPLPDAAAGPGAAGGRSRRVPPPPPLTPRSMSSKARSCLPPLQPLAITRRSLDEWPRAGSDDVGEWPNPTTPGASKAGGGPSSARPGEGLRLDLSSLRSQGRKDQIAFFDKECSKVADHVYLGGDAVAKNRDILRKNGITHVLNCVGFVCPEYFKSDLVYRTLWLQDSPTEDITSILYDVFDYFEDVREQGGRVFVHCCQGVSRSTSLVIAYLMWREGQSFDDAFQFVKAARGIANPNMGFACQLLQCQKRVHAIPLSPNSVLRMYRMAPHSQYAPLHLVPKMLNDPSPAALDSRGAFIVHVLLSIYVWVGMKCDPVMEKDAKAAAFQVVRYEKVQGHIKVVREGLEPQEFWDAFSSTLPNSDTNTKISKDQIDSASKSNPGSRIIESYDADFELVYKAITGGVVPAFSTSGAGDETHLPARESSWSLLRHKFISRSLARVYSDSALIRDFDPRVDRVQHLAAEASTSPPFLSPSSFSSDSSASSKYNSDSPSLSPTTSSPPSFGLSPASSNLPQALVPSSRSPLSQSSNAGASKPSGLESIRHPSKTSSIAERRGGFTLLKLPSLQKDLVLPPRVPSSIRRTDEALDKSCTNGVKRPTGDFRSEKCTDNSSSLHSETRLTERTDSNSEACSNVQLLVYQWPSMEKLTTFARKDLDSNSVLIFVTSNAIRREAVKMVYVWVGGEIESSKSVNAVDWQQVTGDFLHRKGLSDALPIKVFKEHETENLLELLNFS; the protein is encoded by the exons ATGGCGACCCCCGATGACGGCCCGGCCCCGGCCGGGCCCGGGGTCCGCAAGTTCTGGCGTTCCGCGTCGTGGTCCGAGCCGCGGGAGCCGCTGCCGGACGCCGCGGCGGGGCCCGGGGCAGCGGGCGGGCGGTCCCGGcgcgtgccgccgccgccgccgctcaccCCGCGGTCGATGAGCTCCAAGGCGCGGTCCTGCCTCCCGCCGCTGCAGCCGCTCGCCATCACGCGCCGAAGCTTGGACGAGTGGCCCAGGGCCGGCTCCGACGACGTCGGCGAGTGGCCCAACCCCACCACGCCCGGCGCGTCCAAGGCGGGCGGCGGGCCCTCCTCCGCCAGGCCAGGGGAGGGGCTCCGGCTCGACCTCTCCTCGCTCCGCTCGCAGGGACGCAAGGACCAGATCGCCTTCTTTGACAAGGAGTGCTCCAAGGTCGCCGACCATGTATACCTCGGCGGCGACGCCGTCGCTAAGAACCGCGACATCCTCAGGAAGAACGGCATCACCCACGTTCTCAACTGCGTGGGCTTCGTCTGCCCGGAGTACTTCAAGTCTGACCTTGTCTACCGCACCCTCTGGCTGCAGGACAGCCCCACCGAGGACATCACCAGCATCCTGTACGACGTGTTTGATTACTTTGAGGATGTCAGGGAGCAGGGTGGCCGCGTGTTTGTGCATTGCTGCCAGGGGGTGTCGCGCTCCACGTCGCTGGTCATCGCCTACTTGATGTGGAGGGAAGGCCAGAGCTTCGATGACGCCTTCCAGTTTGTCAAGGCTGCCCGGGGGATTGCGAACCCAAACATGGGCTTTGCTTGCCAGCTTCTCCAGTGCCAGAAACGGGTGCATGCGATTCCGTTGTCTCCAAATTCAGTGCTCAGGATGTACCGCATGGCGCCGCACTCCCAGTATGCCCCTCTGCATTTGGTGCCCAAAATGCTCAATGACCCATCCCCTGCCGCACTGGACTCTAGAGGCGCCTTCATTGTACACGTTCTGTTGTCCATCTATGTCTGGGTTGGGATGAAGTGTGATCCGGTAATGGAGAAGGATGCAAAAGCTGCTGCGTTTCAGGTAGTGAGGTACGAGAAGGTGCAGGGGCACATCAAGGTTGTGAGAGAAGGTTTGGAGCCACAGGAGTTTTGGGATGCATTTTCAAGTACGCTGCCTAATTCAGATACTAATACAAAGATTAGCAAGGACCAGATCGATTCAGCATCCAAGAGTAACCCAGGAAGCCGGATAATTGAGTCTTATGACGCtgattttgagcttgtctataaaGCAATCACCGGGGGAGTGGTTCCAGCGTTCTCAACTTCTGGGGCTGGGGACGAGACCCACCTTCCAGCCAGAGAGAGTAGCTGGAGTTTACTGAGGCACAAGTTCATCTCCAGGTCGCTAGCTCGTGTTTATTCAGATTCTGCTCTAATCAGGGATTTTGATCCACGGGTAGACCGTGTACAGCACCTGGCTGCTGAGGCATCGACCTCACCTCCTTTCCTTTCTCCAAGCTCCTTCTCATCGGATTCAAGCGCCAGCTCGAAGTATAATTCAGATTCACCCTCCTTATCACCTACAACTAGCTCCCCGCCATCATTTGGCCTCTCGCCTGCTTCATCTAATCTGCCTCAAGCTCTTGTGCCATCGTCCAGGTCTCCTCTTTCTCAATCATCTAATGCAGGGGCTTCAAAGCCTTCTGGCCTGGAATCAATACGCCATCCTTCCAAGACCTCTTCTATAGCAGAAAGAAGAGGAGGCTTCACACTTCTAAAGCTACCATCTCTCCAAAAGGACCTTGTATTGCCACCAAGGGTACCGTCTAGTATTCGCAGAACTGACGAGGCCTTGGATAAGAGTTGTACAAATGGTGTCAAAAGGCCGACTGGTGATTTTCGCTCAGAAAAATGCACTGATAATAGTTCAAGCTTGCATTCCGAAACCAGATTAACTGAGCGTACTGACAGTAACTCAGAAGCTTGCAGTAATGTGCAACTGTTGGTTTACCAGTGGCCCAGCATGGAAAAGCTAACTACGTTTGCACGCAAGGATCTTGACTCAAACTCGGTTTTGATTTTTGTTACATCGAATGCCATCAGAAGAGAAGCAGTTAAAATGGTGTATGTGTGGGTAGGAGGCGAAATTGAAAGCAGCAAGAGTGTTAATGCTGTTGATTGGCAACAGGTCACTGGTGATTTTCTTCATCGAAAAGGCCTCAGCGATGCTCTTCCTATAAAG GTTTTCAAGGAGCATGAAACAGAGAATCTTTTGGAACTACTGAATTTTAGTTAA